In one window of Skermanella rosea DNA:
- the pstC gene encoding phosphate ABC transporter permease subunit PstC, giving the protein MTDTAIRAQSRVLSGSQARRQSLMDKAFQSATAFFALLVLLILGGVFVSLVQGALPALGTFGFDFLTTQVWNPVTERFGAVSPIYGTLMTALIAMAVGIPISFGIAVFLTELAPPWLKRPVGIAIELLAGIPSIIYGIWGLFVFAPVFQQTLQPFLIDTIGQIPVVGNLFSGPPFGIGILTAGLILGIMVLPFITSIMRDVFETVPPMVKESAYGLGATTWEVVWKVVLPYTRVGVVGGVMLGLGRALGETMAVTFVVGNAHRIGNSLMAPGTTISAAIANEFNEAVGELYISSLIALGLILFFITFTVLALAKIMLMRMQKRAGA; this is encoded by the coding sequence ATGACCGATACCGCCATTAGGGCCCAGAGCCGCGTTCTCAGCGGCAGCCAAGCCAGACGCCAGAGCCTGATGGACAAGGCTTTCCAGTCGGCGACGGCGTTCTTCGCCCTGCTCGTGCTGCTGATCCTCGGCGGAGTCTTCGTTTCCCTGGTGCAAGGCGCCCTCCCGGCGCTCGGCACCTTCGGGTTCGACTTCCTGACGACGCAGGTCTGGAATCCCGTGACCGAACGCTTCGGCGCGGTGTCGCCGATCTACGGCACGCTGATGACGGCCCTGATCGCGATGGCGGTCGGCATCCCCATCAGCTTCGGCATCGCCGTGTTCCTCACCGAACTGGCGCCGCCGTGGCTGAAGCGTCCGGTCGGCATCGCCATCGAACTGCTGGCCGGCATCCCCAGCATCATCTACGGCATCTGGGGCCTGTTCGTCTTCGCCCCGGTCTTCCAGCAGACCCTGCAGCCGTTCCTGATCGACACGATCGGCCAGATTCCAGTGGTCGGCAACCTGTTCTCCGGCCCGCCGTTCGGCATCGGCATCCTCACCGCCGGGCTGATCCTCGGGATCATGGTGCTGCCGTTCATTACTTCGATCATGCGCGACGTGTTCGAGACCGTGCCGCCGATGGTGAAGGAGTCCGCGTACGGCCTCGGCGCCACCACCTGGGAAGTGGTCTGGAAGGTCGTGCTCCCCTATACCCGCGTCGGCGTGGTCGGCGGCGTCATGCTGGGCCTGGGCCGCGCGCTGGGCGAGACGATGGCGGTGACCTTCGTCGTCGGCAACGCGCACCGCATCGGCAATTCGCTGATGGCGCCGGGTACGACGATTTCCGCCGCGATCGCCAACGAGTTCAACGAGGCGGTCGGCGAACTCTACATCTCGTCGCTGATCGCCCTGGGCCTGATCCTCTTCTTCATCACCTTCACCGTGCTGGCGCTGGCCAAGATCATGCTGATGCGCATGCAGAAGCGGGCGGGGGCCTGA
- the pstS gene encoding phosphate ABC transporter substrate-binding protein PstS, with amino-acid sequence MTIISKTVIRSAIAGLAGIVLGSSAYAQNISGAGATFPYPVYARWAQAYQQETGTSVNYQSIGSGGGIRQIKERTVTFGASDSPLKPEELEQAGLVQFPMIMGGVVPVVNVPGIQPGQLRLDGPTLANIYLGEIDSWDDDAIKALNPDLELPDLAIAPVYRSDGSGTNFLFTNYLTQVSEDFKDQVGSATSVQWPVGLGARGNEGVAAQTGQTRGAIGYVEYAYAKQNKMTNAVMKNQDGQWVEPKSETFQAAAASADWSANPGYYVILTNQPGAQSWPITGASFILMHRQPQDPAAARSALKFFDWAYANGDKMADELDYVPMPDNVVSQVEQTWTTGFAEVNGEAMWTGGNQ; translated from the coding sequence ATGACCATCATCAGCAAGACCGTCATCCGCAGCGCAATAGCCGGGCTCGCCGGCATCGTGCTTGGGTCTTCGGCATATGCGCAGAACATCTCCGGCGCGGGCGCGACCTTCCCCTATCCGGTCTATGCCCGTTGGGCGCAGGCCTATCAGCAGGAGACCGGGACCAGCGTCAACTATCAGTCGATCGGCTCCGGCGGCGGTATCCGGCAGATCAAGGAGCGGACGGTCACCTTCGGCGCCTCGGACAGCCCGTTGAAGCCGGAGGAACTCGAGCAGGCCGGCCTGGTCCAGTTCCCCATGATCATGGGCGGCGTGGTCCCCGTGGTGAACGTTCCGGGCATCCAGCCGGGACAGCTCCGGCTCGACGGCCCGACCCTCGCCAACATCTACCTGGGCGAGATCGACAGCTGGGACGATGACGCGATCAAGGCGCTCAATCCCGACCTGGAACTGCCCGACCTCGCGATCGCTCCCGTCTACCGCTCCGACGGGTCGGGGACCAATTTCCTCTTCACCAACTACCTGACCCAGGTCAGCGAGGACTTCAAGGACCAGGTGGGCAGCGCCACTTCGGTGCAATGGCCGGTCGGACTGGGCGCGCGCGGCAACGAAGGCGTCGCGGCCCAGACCGGGCAGACGCGTGGCGCCATCGGCTATGTCGAGTACGCGTACGCCAAACAGAACAAGATGACCAACGCGGTCATGAAGAACCAGGACGGCCAGTGGGTCGAGCCGAAGAGCGAGACTTTCCAGGCCGCGGCCGCCTCGGCCGACTGGAGCGCCAACCCGGGCTACTACGTCATCCTGACCAACCAGCCCGGCGCCCAGAGCTGGCCGATCACCGGCGCCAGCTTCATCCTGATGCACCGCCAGCCACAGGATCCGGCCGCCGCCCGTTCGGCGCTCAAGTTCTTTGACTGGGCCTACGCCAACGGTGACAAGATGGCCGATGAGCTGGACTATGTCCCGATGCCCGACAACGTAGTAAGCCAAGTCGAACAGACCTGGACCACCGGATTTGCCGAAGTGAACGGCGAAGCCATGTGGACCGGCGGCAATCAGTAA
- a CDS encoding methyl-accepting chemotaxis protein, whose amino-acid sequence MSMRGKGAHGVTWRNLLVLLVWSVAASALCGALALVGTPYGAAVAASLGSTAAIACLGAAAAWIVRRRQPYPPAPDAPSLPVLERFDDLRERVRSTLGALNNSLGRIAKATQATQDIAARTNLLALDSMIATARFAQAGKDFAPAAAAARSIAGETRHSMAEIGSHIREINDLAASVSATVDEVDTVVSDMQGMVNGIVPDRGKIVHLADWPGRRVAPAAATEPSPP is encoded by the coding sequence ATGTCGATGCGCGGTAAGGGCGCTCACGGGGTGACTTGGCGGAACCTGCTGGTCTTGCTGGTCTGGAGCGTGGCCGCATCGGCCCTTTGCGGCGCCCTCGCCCTGGTCGGAACGCCTTATGGCGCGGCGGTCGCGGCATCGCTCGGGAGTACCGCCGCGATCGCATGCCTCGGTGCCGCCGCTGCCTGGATCGTTCGCCGCCGGCAGCCATATCCGCCCGCCCCCGACGCTCCGTCGTTGCCGGTCCTGGAGCGCTTCGACGATCTTCGGGAGCGGGTCCGGAGCACGCTCGGTGCCCTGAACAACAGTCTCGGCCGGATCGCGAAGGCGACGCAGGCCACGCAGGACATCGCGGCGCGAACCAATCTCCTCGCGCTCGACAGCATGATCGCGACCGCCCGCTTCGCCCAGGCCGGCAAGGATTTCGCGCCTGCGGCCGCGGCGGCCCGGAGCATCGCCGGCGAAACCCGGCACTCCATGGCCGAAATCGGCAGCCACATACGGGAGATCAATGACTTGGCGGCCAGCGTGTCGGCAACCGTGGACGAAGTCGACACCGTCGTTTCCGACATGCAGGGCATGGTGAACGGCATCGTCCCGGACAGGGGCAAGATCGTCCATCTCGCCGACTGGCCCGGCCGGCGCGTCGCCCCGGCAGCCGCGACCGAGCCGTCACCGCCGTGA
- a CDS encoding sensor histidine kinase, translated as MGKASGGTDRKGRPFDVRREQVSLVVKQLPLVLFANLANPVLVVLVLSPAVRTGHAILWAGLLIGLTGLRFAQLSWLGRDAAVRLESDRMVSRLALASGVSGFIWGVGLVLLMPEPLIYRMFVAFVLGGMAAGSVATLSPLMPVVTAFLLPCMLPLVVRLALEGSTVYLGMSALGLVFTGGLWTAAWKLNRWIREMLLLRLDKVQLADELSSVLGTLERQVEQRTADLRIARDEADRANQAKTRFLAAASHDMGQPFQAMRLFIDLLDKRLAGTPDHDLVRNLMKAHQSGERMLAGLLDLSRLESGAVQVRPDSFALDELLERLGDEFRPLAGSRGLTLTVHRCDGTVLSDPVLLHQIIANLLANAVRYTAEGRILLACRRRGGLIRIEVWDTGIGIPADRLEDIFEEFRRIDQIEQADFRGVGLGLSIVRRTAALLDHPVTVCSRPGRGSMFAITVPADSAEVSKPPP; from the coding sequence ATGGGAAAGGCCAGTGGGGGCACGGACCGGAAAGGCCGGCCTTTCGATGTCCGGCGCGAGCAGGTCTCGCTGGTCGTAAAGCAACTCCCCCTGGTCCTTTTCGCGAACCTGGCCAACCCCGTCCTCGTCGTGCTGGTCCTCTCTCCCGCCGTGAGGACGGGCCATGCCATCCTGTGGGCAGGCCTGCTGATCGGGCTGACCGGCCTCCGTTTCGCGCAACTGAGCTGGCTGGGGCGCGATGCGGCGGTGCGCCTCGAATCCGACCGCATGGTCTCCAGGCTCGCCCTCGCGTCCGGCGTGTCCGGCTTCATCTGGGGAGTCGGTCTGGTCCTCCTCATGCCCGAACCGCTGATCTACCGGATGTTCGTCGCCTTCGTGCTGGGCGGCATGGCCGCCGGCTCGGTCGCGACGCTCTCGCCGCTGATGCCGGTCGTGACGGCTTTCCTGCTGCCCTGCATGCTGCCTCTGGTCGTCCGCCTGGCCCTGGAAGGCAGCACCGTCTATCTCGGCATGTCGGCGCTCGGGCTGGTGTTCACCGGCGGCCTGTGGACCGCGGCGTGGAAGCTGAACCGGTGGATCCGCGAGATGCTGCTGCTGAGGCTCGACAAGGTCCAACTCGCCGATGAACTTTCGTCCGTGCTCGGCACCCTGGAGCGCCAGGTCGAACAACGCACCGCCGACCTCAGAATAGCCCGCGACGAAGCCGACCGCGCCAACCAGGCCAAGACCCGGTTCCTGGCCGCCGCCAGCCACGACATGGGCCAGCCCTTCCAGGCCATGCGGCTGTTCATCGACCTTCTCGACAAGAGGCTCGCCGGAACGCCCGACCATGACCTGGTCCGAAACCTGATGAAGGCCCATCAGTCCGGCGAGCGGATGCTTGCCGGCCTCCTGGACCTGTCGAGGCTGGAGAGCGGAGCGGTCCAGGTCCGTCCCGACTCCTTCGCCCTGGACGAACTCCTCGAGCGGCTGGGCGACGAGTTCCGCCCGCTCGCCGGCAGCCGTGGCCTGACGCTCACGGTCCACCGCTGCGACGGGACGGTCCTCAGCGATCCGGTACTGCTGCACCAGATCATCGCCAACCTGCTGGCGAACGCGGTGCGCTACACGGCCGAGGGAAGGATTCTTCTGGCTTGCCGCCGGCGCGGCGGGCTGATCCGCATCGAGGTCTGGGACACCGGCATCGGCATTCCCGCCGACAGGCTGGAGGACATCTTCGAGGAATTCCGGCGCATCGACCAGATCGAGCAGGCGGACTTCCGCGGGGTCGGCCTCGGCCTTTCGATCGTCCGCCGGACGGCGGCCCTGCTCGACCACCCGGTGACGGTATGCTCCCGGCCGGGCCGTGGATCGATGTTCGCGATCACGGTCCCCGCGGATTCGGCGGAGGTGTCGAAACCTCCGCCATAA
- a CDS encoding YsnF/AvaK domain-containing protein, producing the protein MARYTIVTMFRDRDVIGTVQQELRNSGVDLHDGQMLDRDQGDVESELVRRRVDSDDIRHYMRGVEKGYPLLVGTVDEADLQRAVDILDNHGPVDMRDGADLDATTSGTATDRAAYASTSGQTADTGLSAAATGLRDVNESADINRRTGTAEQEEVIPIAEEELRVGKRAVERGGVRVRSYVVETPVEESVRLRDETVHVDRRRVDPNRQATDADFQERVVELRETDEEAVVSKQTQITGEVVVRKDVEEREQTISDTVRRTEVDVDKGPAGLDRTDLDKGPVR; encoded by the coding sequence ATGGCTCGTTATACCATCGTCACGATGTTCCGGGATCGGGACGTCATCGGCACCGTGCAGCAGGAACTGCGCAATTCGGGCGTGGACCTGCATGATGGCCAGATGCTTGACCGTGATCAGGGAGACGTCGAGAGCGAATTGGTTCGCCGCCGCGTCGACAGCGACGATATCCGCCATTACATGCGGGGCGTGGAGAAGGGCTATCCTCTCCTGGTAGGGACCGTGGACGAGGCGGACCTTCAGCGCGCTGTGGACATCCTCGACAACCACGGGCCGGTGGACATGCGTGACGGCGCCGATCTTGACGCCACTACCTCCGGCACGGCGACGGATCGGGCGGCATACGCCTCCACCAGCGGCCAGACCGCCGACACGGGGCTGTCGGCCGCGGCGACCGGCCTGCGGGACGTCAACGAGTCCGCCGACATCAACCGCCGGACCGGCACCGCCGAGCAGGAAGAGGTGATCCCTATTGCCGAGGAGGAACTCCGCGTCGGCAAGCGGGCGGTGGAGCGCGGCGGCGTCCGGGTCCGCAGCTACGTGGTCGAGACCCCGGTGGAGGAGTCCGTCCGGCTCCGCGACGAGACCGTCCATGTGGACCGCCGCAGGGTGGACCCGAACCGTCAGGCGACCGACGCCGACTTTCAGGAGCGGGTCGTCGAGCTTCGGGAGACCGACGAGGAAGCGGTCGTCAGCAAGCAGACCCAGATCACCGGGGAAGTGGTCGTCCGCAAGGATGTCGAGGAGCGGGAACAGACCATCTCGGACACGGTTCGTCGCACCGAGGTCGACGTCGACAAGGGGCCTGCCGGCCTGGATCGCACCGACCTGGACAAGGGGCCGGTCCGCTAA
- a CDS encoding SDR family oxidoreductase, with amino-acid sequence MPSHPDYPVVVITGASSGIGRATAHAFAEKGATVVLAARRAEMLREVERECLDLGGRALAVPTDTTEEDQVERLASMALEHFGRIDVWFNNAGVGVFGRFEDIPSDAWRRVIETNLFGYVHGAKAAMRQFRAQGHGVLINNASIVGRLAKPDSTAYATSKFAVRGFSEALRQEVLDQHDIHICTILPSVIDTPFFHHAANFSHHRVRAAPPVYAPEKVARTVVGLVKHPRAEVIIGGIGKVAAIQKRLAPSLMTRINGRALNYGFLADEPSDETTGTLFEPMRDGQGVYGGWRKGYNNGGVPLAALTLLALPIGLAFLLRGRRAY; translated from the coding sequence ATGCCTTCACATCCCGACTATCCCGTCGTCGTGATCACGGGAGCCTCGAGCGGTATTGGACGCGCGACGGCCCATGCCTTCGCGGAGAAGGGTGCGACGGTGGTCCTCGCCGCCCGGCGCGCGGAAATGCTGCGCGAGGTGGAGCGCGAATGCCTCGACCTGGGGGGAAGGGCCCTGGCGGTGCCGACCGACACGACCGAGGAGGACCAGGTCGAGAGGCTGGCCTCGATGGCGCTGGAGCATTTCGGCCGGATCGACGTCTGGTTCAACAATGCCGGGGTCGGGGTCTTCGGCAGGTTCGAGGATATCCCGTCCGACGCCTGGCGCCGGGTCATCGAGACGAACCTGTTCGGCTATGTCCATGGCGCCAAGGCGGCCATGCGCCAGTTCCGCGCCCAGGGCCATGGCGTGCTGATCAACAACGCCTCGATCGTCGGACGACTGGCAAAGCCCGACTCGACAGCCTACGCCACCAGCAAGTTCGCGGTCAGGGGCTTCTCCGAAGCCTTGAGGCAGGAAGTGCTGGATCAGCACGACATCCATATCTGCACGATCCTGCCGTCGGTGATCGATACGCCGTTCTTCCATCACGCCGCCAACTTCAGCCATCACCGCGTGCGCGCCGCTCCGCCGGTCTATGCGCCGGAAAAGGTGGCTCGGACCGTCGTCGGGCTGGTCAAGCATCCGCGTGCCGAAGTGATCATCGGCGGGATCGGCAAGGTCGCCGCAATCCAGAAGCGGCTCGCCCCGTCCCTGATGACCCGGATCAACGGTCGCGCGCTGAACTATGGCTTCCTGGCCGACGAGCCGAGCGACGAGACGACCGGAACGCTGTTCGAACCCATGCGGGACGGGCAGGGCGTCTATGGCGGCTGGCGGAAGGGCTACAACAACGGCGGCGTTCCGTTGGCCGCCCTGACACTGCTGGCGCTGCCGATCGGTCTCGCGTTCCTGCTTCGCGGCCGGCGGGCTTACTGA
- a CDS encoding single-stranded DNA-binding protein → MNVWTFSGRVGADAELRTTQSGEKVLSFRVANDVGFGDRKTTQWVDCSMWGRRAESVANYVKKGDKVVVSGELKLEEFQRRDGTPGSKLSVRVAEMDLGSKQGEGGGGGGYEGGGGYGGGGGGGYGGDRGGSGGGSRGGSKPAFDQDLDDEIPF, encoded by the coding sequence ATGAACGTATGGACATTCAGCGGCCGCGTCGGCGCCGATGCGGAATTGAGGACCACCCAGAGCGGCGAGAAGGTGCTGAGCTTCCGGGTGGCCAACGACGTCGGGTTCGGTGACCGCAAGACGACCCAGTGGGTCGACTGCTCCATGTGGGGCAGGCGGGCGGAATCGGTCGCCAACTATGTCAAGAAGGGCGACAAGGTCGTGGTCAGCGGCGAGCTGAAGCTGGAGGAATTCCAGCGCCGCGACGGCACCCCCGGCTCCAAGCTGTCCGTCCGCGTCGCCGAGATGGACCTCGGCAGCAAGCAGGGTGAAGGCGGCGGCGGAGGCGGCTACGAAGGTGGTGGCGGCTACGGCGGTGGCGGAGGCGGCGGTTATGGCGGCGACCGGGGCGGCTCGGGCGGCGGCAGCCGTGGCGGCAGCAAGCCGGCTTTCGACCAGGATCTGGACGACGAGATCCCGTTCTAG
- the uvrA gene encoding excinuclease ABC subunit UvrA — translation MNKSITVRGAREHNLKNIDVDLPRDKLVVITGLSGSGKSSLAFDTIYAEGQRRYVESLSAYARQFLELMQKPDVDSIEGLSPAISIEQKTTSRNPRSTVGTVTEIYDYMRLLFARVGVPYSPATGLPIESQTVSQMVDRIMDMPEGTRLLLLAPIVRGRKGEYRKELQDLSKRGYQRVKIDGELYEIDAAPALNKKLKHDIEVVVDRIVVREGLGNRIADSLEQALGLADGLAFAENADTGDRTTFSAKFACPESGFTIPEIEPRLFSFNNPFGACPSCDGLGEKLYFDPLMVVPNEDLSLDKGAIAPWANSTSQYYAQTLESLARHYKVATTKPWKDLPEDVRHAILYGSAGKPVTMRYDDGLRSYETNKAFEGIVNNLERRWRETDSAWVKEELGKYQSSQPCEACKGARLKPEALAVKIRGLHISQVTEMSILKAGEWFGELNQHLRPKDQEIAYRILKEINERLGFLNNVGLDYLTLSRNSGSLSGGESQRIRLASQIGSGLTGVLYVLDEPSIGLHQRDNDRLLETLRRLRDIGNTVIVVEHDEDAIRAADYLVDMGPAAGVHGGQVIAAGTPEEVMQHPDSITADYLTGRKAVPVPAQRRKGHKGQFLEVVGARSNNLRDISTKIPLGTFTCVTGVSGGGKSTLVIETLYKSLARKLNGAREHPAEHDAINGIEHLDKVIDIDQSPIGRTPRSNPATYTGAFTPIRDWFAGLPEAKARGYGPGRFSFNVKGGRCEACQGDGVLKIEMHFLPDVYVTCDVCHGKRYNRETLEILYRDKSIADVLDMTVEEGAEFFKAVPSIRDKMQTLERVGLGYIHVGQAATTLSGGEAQRVKLAKELSRRATGRTLYILDEPTTGLHFEDVRKLLEVLHALVDQGNTVVVIEHNLEVIKTADWIIDLGPEGGTGGGDIVAEGPPEKVVREERSYTGRYLAPYLPTPVGKSRKSA, via the coding sequence ATGAACAAATCTATCACGGTCCGCGGCGCGCGGGAACATAATTTGAAGAACATCGACGTGGATCTGCCGCGCGACAAGCTGGTGGTGATCACCGGCCTGAGCGGGTCCGGCAAATCCTCGCTGGCGTTCGACACCATCTACGCCGAGGGGCAGCGACGCTACGTCGAGAGCCTGTCGGCCTACGCGCGCCAGTTCCTGGAATTGATGCAGAAGCCGGACGTGGACTCGATCGAGGGGCTGTCGCCCGCGATCTCGATCGAGCAGAAGACCACGTCGCGGAATCCGCGCTCCACCGTCGGCACCGTGACCGAAATCTACGACTATATGCGGCTGCTGTTCGCCCGGGTCGGCGTCCCCTACTCGCCCGCGACGGGCCTGCCGATCGAGAGCCAGACGGTCAGCCAGATGGTCGACCGGATCATGGACATGCCGGAGGGAACCCGCCTGCTGCTGCTCGCCCCCATCGTGCGCGGGCGCAAGGGCGAGTACCGCAAGGAACTCCAGGACCTGTCCAAGCGCGGCTACCAGCGCGTCAAGATCGACGGGGAACTGTACGAGATCGACGCCGCCCCCGCCCTCAACAAGAAGCTGAAGCACGACATCGAGGTGGTCGTGGACCGCATCGTCGTTCGCGAAGGGCTGGGCAACCGGATCGCCGATTCGCTGGAACAGGCCCTGGGCCTCGCCGACGGCCTGGCCTTCGCGGAGAACGCCGACACTGGCGACCGCACCACCTTCTCCGCCAAGTTCGCCTGCCCCGAGAGCGGCTTCACGATCCCGGAGATCGAACCCCGGCTGTTCTCGTTCAACAACCCGTTCGGCGCCTGCCCGTCATGCGACGGGCTGGGCGAGAAGCTGTATTTCGATCCGCTGATGGTCGTGCCGAACGAGGACCTGTCGCTCGACAAGGGCGCCATAGCGCCCTGGGCCAACTCGACCTCGCAGTATTACGCCCAGACGCTGGAGAGCCTGGCGCGCCACTACAAGGTGGCGACCACGAAGCCGTGGAAGGACCTGCCGGAGGATGTCCGGCACGCCATCCTCTACGGCTCCGCCGGCAAGCCGGTCACCATGCGCTATGACGACGGCCTGCGCAGCTACGAGACCAACAAGGCCTTCGAGGGGATCGTCAACAACCTGGAACGGCGCTGGCGCGAGACGGACAGCGCCTGGGTCAAGGAGGAGCTGGGCAAGTACCAATCCAGCCAGCCGTGCGAGGCCTGCAAGGGCGCCCGCCTGAAGCCGGAGGCGCTGGCCGTCAAGATCCGTGGCCTGCACATCAGCCAGGTCACCGAGATGTCGATCCTGAAGGCCGGCGAGTGGTTCGGCGAGCTGAACCAGCATCTCCGCCCCAAGGACCAGGAGATCGCCTACCGCATCCTGAAGGAGATCAACGAGCGGCTGGGCTTCCTCAACAATGTCGGGCTCGACTACCTGACGCTCAGCCGCAACTCCGGCTCGCTGTCCGGCGGCGAGAGCCAGCGCATCCGGCTCGCCTCCCAGATCGGCTCGGGATTGACGGGCGTCCTGTACGTGCTGGACGAACCGTCGATCGGGCTGCACCAGCGCGACAACGACCGGCTGCTGGAGACCCTGCGTCGGCTCCGCGACATCGGCAACACCGTGATCGTGGTCGAGCACGACGAGGACGCGATCCGGGCCGCCGACTACCTCGTGGACATGGGGCCGGCCGCCGGCGTCCATGGCGGCCAGGTTATCGCCGCCGGCACGCCGGAGGAGGTGATGCAGCACCCGGACAGCATCACCGCCGACTACCTGACCGGCCGCAAGGCGGTCCCGGTGCCGGCGCAGCGGCGCAAGGGCCACAAGGGCCAATTCCTGGAAGTCGTCGGCGCACGGTCGAACAACCTGCGCGACATTTCCACGAAGATCCCGCTCGGCACCTTCACCTGCGTCACCGGGGTCTCGGGCGGCGGCAAGAGCACTCTCGTGATCGAGACCCTCTACAAGTCGCTCGCCCGCAAGCTGAACGGCGCGCGGGAGCACCCGGCGGAGCATGACGCGATCAACGGCATCGAGCACCTGGACAAGGTGATCGACATCGACCAGTCGCCGATCGGCCGGACGCCGCGGTCCAACCCGGCCACCTATACCGGCGCCTTCACGCCGATCCGCGACTGGTTCGCCGGGCTGCCGGAGGCGAAGGCCCGCGGCTACGGCCCCGGCCGGTTCTCGTTCAACGTCAAGGGCGGCCGGTGCGAGGCCTGCCAGGGCGACGGCGTGCTGAAGATCGAGATGCACTTCCTGCCCGACGTCTATGTCACCTGCGACGTCTGCCACGGCAAGCGGTACAACCGCGAGACGCTGGAGATCCTGTACCGCGACAAGAGCATCGCCGACGTCCTGGACATGACGGTCGAGGAAGGCGCCGAGTTCTTCAAGGCCGTGCCTTCGATCCGCGACAAGATGCAGACCCTGGAACGGGTCGGCCTTGGCTATATCCATGTCGGGCAGGCGGCGACGACCCTGTCGGGCGGCGAGGCCCAGCGGGTAAAGCTCGCCAAGGAACTAAGCCGCCGCGCGACCGGCCGTACCCTCTACATCCTGGACGAGCCGACCACCGGCCTTCATTTCGAGGACGTGCGGAAGCTCCTGGAAGTGCTCCACGCCCTGGTCGACCAGGGCAACACCGTCGTGGTGATCGAGCACAACCTGGAAGTCATCAAGACCGCGGACTGGATCATCGACCTCGGCCCGGAGGGCGGCACCGGCGGTGGCGACATCGTCGCCGAGGGCCCGCCCGAGAAGGTCGTCCGGGAGGAGCGCAGCTACACCGGCCGATATCTGGCACCCTACCTGCCGACGCCGGTCGGCAAGTCGCGGAAGTCGGCGTAG
- a CDS encoding class I SAM-dependent methyltransferase, with protein sequence MYTDAIDLREFYESSLGQVARRMIRRRVRELWPDVRGQVVLGVGYAAPYLRPFRDEAERTIALMPASQGVVYWPAEGPGLSALADEAELPLPDMSVDRVLLVHGLECTEQLRPMMREIWRVMAGGGRLLVVAPNRRGIWARIDRTPFGHGSPYSPSQLKHVLRENMFVPERSARALFIPPIRSRFLLGSAPAWEEIGERWFKAFAGVYLLEASKQIYAGVSRKVVRPKKRRLMVPIPSGAGMPGAAGAAHVEHVDGVPTAACEEVDGATDYADFRDLPTGVGR encoded by the coding sequence ATGTATACCGACGCCATTGATCTGCGCGAGTTTTACGAGAGCAGCCTGGGACAGGTAGCCCGGCGGATGATCCGCCGGCGCGTCCGCGAGCTGTGGCCGGACGTCCGCGGCCAGGTGGTCCTGGGCGTGGGTTATGCCGCCCCGTACCTGCGTCCCTTCCGGGACGAGGCGGAACGCACCATAGCCCTGATGCCGGCGTCGCAGGGCGTCGTCTATTGGCCGGCCGAGGGGCCGGGCCTGTCGGCGTTGGCCGACGAGGCGGAATTGCCGCTGCCGGACATGTCGGTCGACCGGGTGCTGCTGGTCCACGGCCTGGAATGCACCGAGCAGCTCCGTCCCATGATGCGCGAGATCTGGCGCGTCATGGCCGGGGGCGGCCGGCTGCTAGTGGTGGCGCCGAATCGGCGTGGCATCTGGGCGCGGATCGACCGGACGCCGTTCGGCCATGGCAGCCCCTACTCGCCGTCCCAGCTGAAGCACGTCCTTCGGGAGAACATGTTCGTCCCGGAACGCTCGGCCCGCGCCCTGTTCATACCGCCGATCCGCTCCCGTTTCCTGCTCGGGTCGGCGCCGGCCTGGGAGGAGATCGGGGAGCGCTGGTTCAAGGCCTTCGCCGGCGTCTATCTGCTGGAAGCCAGCAAGCAGATCTATGCCGGCGTGTCGCGCAAGGTGGTGCGACCGAAGAAGCGCCGTCTGATGGTGCCGATCCCCTCGGGCGCCGGGATGCCGGGCGCCGCCGGCGCCGCCCATGTCGAGCATGTGGACGGCGTGCCGACGGCGGCCTGCGAGGAGGTGGACGGAGCGACCGACTACGCCGACTTCCGCGACTTGCCGACCGGCGTCGGCAGGTAG